The genomic interval GCTTGCTTTCGTGGCATTTTGCTGTATGCTTGGCGCGGGCGCGGTACTTCATCATTTTGAGTACGCATTTAAGGCGCTAAACATCATTGCAGGGCTTTATATGCTCTATCTTGGCGCGATGCTTCTTTTTGGCAAGGGCGAGCTTAGCGTAACAAACGTCTCAAATTTACCAAGCAAAAAGCAGATGTTTATAAACGGCCTCATCGTTTGCGTCACAAATCCAAAGGCATGGATATTTTTCTCGGCTTTACTGCCTACATTTTTGGATAAAGACGATCCCTTTAGTCTAACTCGTATGTGCGCGATCGCGGCAACGCTCGTTTTCATCGAGTTTTGCTCGCTAAATATCTACGCACTCGGCGGAGCTATGCTAAAGAAATTTTTACAAACGCACCTAAGGCTACTTGAAATTTGCACCGCCATTATCGTCTGCACGATCGGAGTACTTTTACTTTTTAGATAAATTTAGCCTCTTTTTATATAGCTTGGCTAAAATTTGCCCGGTTTGCACTACATTTTTGGCAAAAGGAGAAAAAGATGAAAAAATTTCTATTTATACTTACAAATCAACCATACAACGGTACCGACAACGCTTACAACGCATTAAGGCTAGCTAAAACGCTAAAAGAAAAAGGCGAAGAGGTCAGAATTTTTCTAATGAACGACGCGGTCGATCTTGCGCGAAATAGCACCAAAAAGCCGGAAAACTACGACGTAGATCTAGTAGCGATGTTAAAAGAGCTTTACGCTAGCGGCGCTATGCTAAAGGTTTGCGGTAGCTGCCAAACGAGGTGCGGTTTGCATGCGGGAGAGCCTTATTTCGAGGCTGAGGTGAAAGGTAGCATGGATATCTTATCCGAGTGGGTTAGGCAGTGCGATCAAGCGATGACGTTTTAGAGTAGGCAAAAGAGAATTTATGAGCGTAACATTTAAGGTAAAAAATAAAAAGAAGCTTTTGGGCGGATATGAAAAGGCGCTAAGCGAGCGTGAAATTTCAGAGTTTATAGAGGGATTTTGCTTTTTTAATAGCCAAAACGACGAGCCGAGCGAGCTTTCGCTAAACGAAAACGTGATGATTGCTGGCGTATGGCAAAAGAGCGCTCGCGGCTTTGAACTAAGCTACGAAAACGGCAAATATATCGTTCGAGTCTGCACTCCAAGCGGCGTTGGCGACTGGCAGACGGCGATTTTGTTTCTTTCTAAAATTTCAGCCAAAACCGGCTCGAAAATAGAGTGCGACAACGAGGAAATTTACGATAGCGAGCAAATTTTAAAATTTGATTATGAAGCCGACATAATGTGGGGACTTGAAGCGTTAAAAGACGCAAAAGAGAAAAATCAAATGCTTTATATCTCTGGCCTGGAGCGCGACGTGGCGTTTGACGCGGTTATGATAGATGAAATTTTTGTAAGCGCTAGCCCTGAGGCTAAATTTGATGAGATGATGAGGCGGGTGCAGTATCTTGACGCTTATAGCGCAAGAGAGAATTTATACGAAGATAAAGACGGCAACGAAATTTTTGGCGCATATACGCTTAGCGAAAATTTACCGACTATCTTGCCTTACGCTCCCTCTCCGTCGTGGCAGGCGCAAGAAGTTCTAGGAGAGTGCAAGGTCTCTCGCTGGATACTTACGCTAGTAGTCGGCGTAGACGATAAGGACGCGCACGTGCTCGGCGAATGCGAATATGGCGCTTTTATGGTAAATCTGCCAAAAGAAAAATATCGCTTCATAGACGCTGCAAATATACTGGTTGAGCCGCTTAGCGAAGAAGAGATGAGAGAAATTTTTAAAAAGGCAAATGAAGCTTAAGTTAATAAACTGCCGAAATGAAAATTCGCCTCAGGCTTGCTTAAAAATTTAAGTCGGTTTCAAGCGCGGGTTTAAACTCGTAAAAGCTAGGATTTTACCGGTATTGTCGCTTTTGGGGCTAAATTATGCGAAATTTTAACCTAAACTAATCTAGGCTTTGCGTGATTTAAAAAAGGATAAAAATGAAAATTTTAAAAACTATTTTAGCGGCGGCATCGGCGGTTTGCTATCTAAACTCGGCCGTTTTACCGCAAAGCGACTGGAGCAAAAGAGAGCTAAAAGGCGAGGTCAAAAGTATGACGGCTACGGAGTATGAATACTCTATGGACGGCTTGGGCGCGCTAGAAAATACGCGCGTAAAGCGGACGGAGTTTAACGAAAACGGCTATATAGTGCAAGAAACCGAGCATATAAACGGCGCGCCAAACAGCTCGGTTTTGTTTGAGTACGGCAAAGACGGGCTAGTGCGCAAAAAATATCAAGATAGCGCCGTTTATCTCTACGAATACGAATTTGACGGCGAAAATTTAGTCGCGACGGCCAAAGAGCAGCATGTGGAGGATAAATTTTACCCACGCACGGAGAAAACCACTTACGGCAAGGACGGCAAAATGATCGCCCGGGCGGCGTATTCGGGCGGGACGCTAGTGACGGACGATAGCTACGTCTACGACGAAAAGGGCGTTTTAACGCGGATAGAAAATAATATGGAGCTGCGCCACGGCATAGAGATAAGCTTCGAACGCAAGCCAAACGGCGAATACGAAAAAATCACGCAAGCCCCAAACTCAAAATGGGTCTATTACTACGCCGCAAACGGCGACGAGATGGAGTATACGTCGGTAAATTACTTCGGCTCCGAGGCAAAAATCTGGCAAATATTGCAGTTTAAAGATATAACGAGGGACGAGCGAGGAAATTTGACGCGTAAAACCTCGGTCAAATTTAAGCCCGCGGACAAATACTACGAAAACGGCGACATAACGGAAATCGGCCTATATAAAAAGCTAGAAATTAGCTACGAATACTACTAAAGTGAATTTTTGAGCTAAGGCTATTTTTCCGAAAAAATTTCGCCGTTTATTATAGATTTAACCGTTAAAAACCCGACTATCAAAATCGAAGCGACTAGAGCCGTAAAAGCGCCGACGCCTAAAACTAAATAAAAATCGCTTTGCGTAATTTCGTAAGCTTTTAAAAACGCTATAGAGCTAGCGGCCGTCGGGAAGGTAAAAGCCCACCACGATAGGGCAAATTTGAGTTTAATAAATCTTTTATACGAAAAAAGTATAAGCGCCGCGAAAAATACGTTTATATTAAGTAGTATCGCCGCAAAAGCGTCGAATCGCTCGGTTAATTTTACGTATCCCAAAAACGCCATAGCCGGCGGCGCTAGCGTAATGACTAGCGTCGGGACGAATTTGTCGGCTAACTTATCGCAAAAAACTAACCTATAAAATATAACGGCGAATAAAATAATCCAGAAAAATAACCCCAAACTAAAATAATACCAGATCGCTTGAGATTTTTCGGCTATGATCGGGATTAGCAAGTTGCCCACTACGGGGATAAACCATGCCGGATTTAGCGTCGCGATATCGAATTTTTCGTCGATCCAAAAAGAAATTACGTAAAGCGTAAAAATCGTTTGCAAGCCTAAAGCCGCGTAAAAAAGCGAGTAGTATAGTCGCGGCGCGTCTTTGTAGGCTAGAGCTAAAAGAAAAAGCGAGATGATAAATCCGCCGAAAAAATTTATCCTTATAGGGTGCGAAAATTCGGCCTTTACTTCTTCTTTAAATTTTAAAAGCTTAAAGAGGTAAAACGCCGAAAGTAGGCAAAATACCGTGCAGTCTAGCGTTCTAAGCGCCGAGAATATCTCGCTCGGTAAATCAAATATTTCGCTTAGTTTCTTATAAGCCGCGCAAAGCCCTCCAAGCCCCATAGTACCGGCGAAAAGCATAATCGGCAGCGATTTTATTTTGCTTTGCGAGTCGTTTTTCTTAACATCGTGCATTGTTTTTCTTTTCGTATTAAATTTTTATGCAATATTACCTATAATAAGGTTAAATTTTTGTAACGAAGTCACGAAAGGGCAAAATGCTAAGCGAAGAGTTAAAAGAAATTTTGCGCGAGAGGTTTACGAATAATTTCGATCTAGCAAGCGAGGATCTAAATGCGATCTTTGCTAACGCGTATCTAAAAACCGTAAAAAAGGGCGATATATTTTACTCCGGAAACGATTGCTTCGGATTTATCCTTATACTAAAAGGCGTTTTAAGGGCGTTCGTATCGTCTAACGCAAAGGAAATAACGATATTTAGGCTAACTAAAGACGAGAGTTGCGTGCTGTGCGATACGTGTTCTATAAATTCGCTAGAAAATAAAGTAAGCGTCGAAATCGAGCAAGATAGCGAGATTATCGTTATTCCGGCGCGAATTTACAAACCTCTTAAAGAAAAATATCCGAGCGTTTTAAATTTTACTCTAAAAATCGTAGCCGATCGGTTTGCCAGAACGATAAACGTTATGGAACAGGCTTTGTTTTCGCCGCTTTCGGCGCGGATTATGAATTTTTTATCCCAAAGCATCGAAAATCTAAACGAAAATTTTATAAAAATAACGCACGAAGAGCTGGCGAATCATCTAGGAAGCGCTAGAGAAGCGGTATCTAGGGTACTTAAAGAGCTTGAGAGAAGCGGGCAAATAACGCAAAGCCGCGGCGAAATAAGGCTAGTTTCTTAAAATTCTCGTTTTAAGGTAACTTTGTTACGGAGAGAGCGGCCTTTTTTAGGTAGCATTTCATAAACTCGTTTAAAAGGAGAATTTATGAAAGGACTGCAAAGAAGAGACGCTTTAAAGCTAATGGGGGCCGCGGGACTAGCCGCGAGTATGAGCGGTTGCTCGGCAACGGGCGGCGAAAACGACGATATAAATTCTAAAATCGTCATAATGGGCGCGGGACTTAGCGGTATCGCGTTGGCGGCTAAACTTAGAAGAGATATGCCTAACGCCAAGGTAATTCTCGTGGATAAAGACGAGAAATTTTACTATCAGCCGGGCTTTACGCTAATCGCCGTCGGAATTTACGAAGCTAGCGACGTCGTTTACGAAAAAGCGGATTATATCCCGCAAGGAACCGAGTGGATACGCAAAAACGTATCGGAGATAAAGCCCGAAGCCAATCTACTCGTCTTAGACGACGGGAGCGAGCTGGGGTATGATTATCTAATCGTAGCAAGCGGCGTGGAATACGACTTTGAAGCCGTTAAGGGGCTGAGCTTAGAGGATATTAACGATACGAGCGGCAACATATCCTCCGTCTACACTCTACAAGGCGCCGTAAAGAGCAACGAGCTGATGAAAAAATTCTCTCAAAACGGCGGCGCGGCTGTATTTTGCGATCAAAAAACCCCGATGAAATGCAGCGGCGCTAATAAAAAAGTAACATGCATGAGCGAAGATAGGCTGAGGTTGGCCGGCAACCGCGATAAAGGCAGCGTTAATCTTTACGTCGGCGGCGGCAAGCTTTTCGGCGATCCGACTTATGCCGCGGCGATGACTCAAATAATGATAAAAAGAAAGATAAAATTTAATCTTCGCCACCAAATCGTAGCCGTCGATAAAAGCTCAAATACCGCTACTTTCGAGTTTTGGACGGCGTATAGACAAAACGGCGAAGATAAAATCGCGTCCGAGCTAATCGACGTAAAATACGACTGGCTTCACCTGCCGCCTAAGCAAAAAGGAAGCGAAATTTTAGCTCGCGCCGGCCTAACTAAAGAGGGCGACAAGCTAAATTTCCTAGCCGTCGATAAATACAGCCTGCAAAGTACAAAATTTAAAAATATATTCGGTATCGGCGATATTTGCGGATTTGCGTCCGGCAAAACGGGGGCTAGCGTTAGGAAAATGTATCCGATCTTAGCTAAAAATTTAGCCGATACGATAAAAGGACGAGAACCTAGCGAGAAATTTACCGGATATACGGCTTGCCCTTTTATCACCAAATACGGCAAGGCCATAATGGTAGAGTTCGACTGGGAGGGAACGGCTCCGACGTTAGAGTGCTTCGGCGCTACCAGAGAGAGCTACATGAGTTGGCTGGTTAAAATTTACGGATTTAAACCTATGGTTATGAACGGAATGCTAAAAGCTTTGGCTTAAAGGAGATAAAATGAGCGTTTTAGATAAAACTATACGTTTGATTATAGCGGCGATTTGGTTTTTTATTTTCGGATTTATTTGCGACTGCTGGTTGTGGACGGTCGGGCTAATTCCGCTTTTAACGGGATATTACGGCTACTGCCCGCTTTATAAAATTTTTAAGAAAAGGTAAAAATATGGTAAGCACCAAAAGTAGAATCATTAGAGTGGCATTAGGGCTAGTTTTTATGGCGGCAGTTTGGTATTTTTACGAGAGCTACTGGGCGTTAATCGGGTTAATCCCGATTATCGTCGGCGTTACGGGTTTTTGTCCTGCGTGTAAATTCTTAGGCAGGTGTTCTTTAAATTTAAAAAAATAAAAAAAAAAGGGGGGGGGGCGTTAAACGCCCTTTGCCTTGCCCTTTAGCCGTTTGGGCCGCAAATTTTATTCGCCGTTTGATGAATTATTTAGCTACTTTTGGCTAAAATCTCGAAAATTTAAAAAAGGCGAAACGATGAATAAAGTTTGGAAATTCGGCGACAATATCGATACCGATATAATTATCGCCGCCAGATACTTAAATACTTCCGACGAAAATATCTTAGCAAAACATATAATGGAGGACGCCGATCCTAATTTTAGCTCCAAGATAGATAAGGGCGATATTATCGTAGCGGGCGAAAATTTCGGCTGCGGTAGCTCTCGCGAGCACGCTCCTATCGCGCTTAAAGCTGCCGGTATAGGCGCGGTGATAGCTAAAAGCTATGCTAGAATTTTTTATAGAAATAGCTTTAATACGGGGCTTTTGATACTGGAAATCAAAGAAACGGACGAGATAAACGAGGGCAACGAACTAAAAATAGACGTAGATAACGGCGCGATCGTAAATTTAACCAGCGGCAAAGAGTATAAATTTAGCCCCATACCGCCGTTTATGCAAGAGCTTTTAAACGCCGGCGGACTTATAGAATACGCAAAAGTAAAGTTGGATTAAATAATGAGAGAATATAAAATTTGTGTTATAAAAGGCGATGGTATCGGTCCTGAGATCATAGATGAGGCGATAAAAATTTTAGATGTCGTTAGCGCTGAGTTTGGGATAAAATTTGAATACGACTACAAGCTTATGGGCGGTGCAGCTTATGATGTATTTGGCGTGCCTTTGCCAGATGAGACGCTTAACTCTGCTCTAAACTCTGATGCTGTGCTTTTTGGGGCGATCGGTGGCGAGAAGTGGGATAGTTTGCCAAGACATCTAAGGCCAGAGAGCGGGCTTTTAAAGATTAGAAAAGAGCTTGAAGCTTATGCAAATTTACGCCCAGCCATCGTTTTTGATGAGCTAGTGGATGCTAGCACACTAAAGCCAGAGGTTTTAAGAGGCGTTGATTTTGTCGTGGTTCGTGAGCTAACAGGCGGACTTTATTTTGGACAGCCTAGAGAAAAAGGTGAAGATAGAGCGTTTAACACGATGGTTTATTCTAAAATGGAGATTGAGCGCATCGCAAAGATCGCCTTTGAAACAGCAATGCTTCGCAAGAAAAAGATCTGTATGGTCGATAAGGCAAATGTGCTTGAGACAAGTCAGCTTTGGCGCGAGGTGACTAACGAGGTAGCAAAGGCCTATCCTGAAGTAGAGCTTAGCTTTATGTATGTGGATAACGCGGCAATGCAGCTAGTAAGAGCCCCAGCAAATTTTGACGTCATCCTTACTGAAAATTTATTTGGCGACATTTTAAGTGATGAGGCGAGTATGATTTGTGGCTCGATAGGACTTTTGCCAAGCGCTAGCATGGGTGGCAAAGTGGGAATTTATGAACCAATACACGGCTCAGCTCCAGATATCGCAGGGCAGGGCATAGCAAATCCAATCGCAACAATTTTAAGTGCAGCGATGATGCTAAGATACGCATTTAGTGAAAATGAAGCCGCAGATGCGATAGAAAATGCAGTGAAAGAGGCACTTGCAAAAGGCTATAGAACAAAAGATATCGCTGCTTTTAACGCAGTTGAAATTTGCTCAACTAGCGAGATAGGCGATGTTATCACAGGATTTATCAAAAAATGAAAAACACAATCACTGAAGCACTGATCTACGAAGCTCAGGGGCTAAAAGATGATGCACTTGAAATTTATAAAAATATCTTAAAGCAAGATCCGTCAAACAAAGATGCACTTAGCGCGATAAACCGCCTGAGCGGACTTCGCAAAGAGCGAGCGATAAAAAACGAGCAGATGAAAGAGTTTTTTATAGCGATGAAAAGTGATGAAGAGATAAATGAATTTAAAAGGTGGTTGATAAGATTATGAAGCTTGATGATATCGCTAGAATGGCAATCAGTGAGGTTAGCGCTGAGCTTGAAAAAATAGAAGCACTGCAAAATAAAAAGCAAGAAGAGCTTGAGAGAGAAAATTTAAAAAAAGAGCTTTTGGCCATAGAGAATAATGAAAATGCGCTAAATAATGAGCTAAAAGTTGAGACAAATTTACAAAATGAGCAAGCATTTGAGGTAAAAGAGGAGCCAGTAAGTCCAATAAAAAATAGAGAGGTGAGTGAAGAGAAAATTTTCTTAGCAAACCTTGCTGAACGCATAGAAGTGCTTTTTGAAGGGCTTAAACAAACTGGTGAGCAAGATCTCGCTTCAAGGCTTGAGCTAACGACAAAATTTTTAGAATTTACCCTTGCAAATATCGAAAATAGACTCCAAAATCTCTCAAAATAAGCCATTAGACGGCTCAAAAAATGAGATAAAAATCAAAAATGAAATTTATAAAAATAGCGAGCTAGACTTTTTTAGATCGCTATTTGCCCCATTTACTTCACGTGTTTATCTTGTGGGTGGCTGCGTGAGAGATGCGTTCTTGGGACGAGAAATTTACGATTATGACATAGAGGTTTATGATATCGAGCCTACTAAATTTAATGAGCTAATGGCTAGCATAGGCGCTAGCGGAGTTGGCAAAAGCTACTTTATCTACAAATACAAAAACTACGATATTGGGCTTCCAAGAAGCGAGAGCAAAACTGGAAATTCACACAAAGACTTTTCAGTAAGCTATATTAATGATCCCAAAATAGCGAGCCTTAGGCGAGATTTCACGATAAATGCCATGATGATGAATATCTTTAATGGAGAAATTTTAGACTTTTACGGCGGGAGGCAAGATTTAGCAAAAAAGACATTAAGGCACATTGATAGTGAAAAATTTAAAGAGGATCCACTAAGGGTGCTTAGAGGAGTGCAGTTTAGCGCGAGGCTTGATTTTATCATAGCTGATGAGACGCTAGCTCTTATGAAAAGCCTTAGTTTAGAGCATCTAAGTAGAGATAGGATAAATACTGAGCTTATTAAATTTTTTCGTGCAAAGTATCTAGAAAAGGGAGCTTACTATCTCTTTGAGCTTGGACTTTTTAAAGAAATTTTTGGTATGCAAATTTATAAAGATGATGGGTTTTTAAGCGATCTTAAGAGTGCTAGAGAATTTGTGGATGATGAGAGGCTATTTTTGTATCTACTTTTTGGAAAATTTGAGTCTAATGCAAAAGAAATTTTAGAGAAAATGCGTCTGCCAAAGAGCTACTTTTCTATCTTAAAGCAGCCTTATTTTAAGGACATGCCAAGCGATAAAGAGCTAATGCAAATAGCTTTAAATATGCCCATAAAATCATGGCTTGGAGCTTATAATAAAGAGCGGATAGAGCGTGCCAAGAAGCTTGGAATTTATGAGGCAAAATTTGACGCGAAAGTCGATGTGGCAGAAATTTTATCAGCTGGTTTTAAAAACGAAGAAATTGCAAAAGAGATAAAACGTAGGCAAGAGCTTGAAATTTCAAAATATCTAAGCGAGCGTAAGCCTAGAAAAGATTAGTCTTTAAAACTCTTAAAAGCCCATTTTGGCTAAAATAGGCTAGTTTATAACACTTTTAAGGCAAAGAAAGCTTATGTTTAACATAGTCTTAGTTCATCCTCAGATACCGCAAAATACTGGAGCTATCGGTAGAATGTGCGTTAATGCAAATTTAAAGCTGCATATCGTTAAGCCCACTGTGTTTGATCTGAGTGAAAAGGCTGTTAGACGAGCAGGGCTTGACTACTGGAAAATTTTAAATCCAAAAATTTGGGATAGTTTGGAAGAATTTTTAGAAGCAAACTTAAGCCACAAGGATAGATTTTTCTTCGCTACCACAAAGACAAATAGGCTTTACTACGAGGCTAGGTTTAAGCCAGGAGATTTTATATTTTTTGGTGGCGAGAGTACTGGGCTGCCAAGAGAATTTATGGATATAAATTTTAAAAACGCCATAACCATACCAATGGGAAAAGAGGGCAGGAGCTTAAATTTAGCTATGAGTGCTGGCATTATCGCTTATGAGGCGATCAGGCAAAATATCGCTGAATTTGACTTTAGGAGTGAGATTTGAGAGTAGTTTTTGCTTTGTTTTTTACCATTTTAGTGGCATTTGCGAGTGAAATTAGCATTGCAACTTATAATGTGCAAAATTTATTTGATTGCAAAGATGATGGTAGCGAGTATCTTGATTTTAAAGTAGGCGTATCAAAGTGGGACTGCGAGGCGGCTGATTCGAAACTACAAAGGACAAGACAAGTCATAAATGCACTAAATGCAGACATTATCGCACTTCAAGAGATCGAAAATGAACAAGTTTTAAAAGCTCTGGTAAGTGATAGCGAGTATAAATTTATAAGCTTTACAAAGGAGAAAAATTCGCCTGTTGGGCTCGGGCTTATTTCAAAGTTGCAGCCAAGTGGCAGTGAAATTTTTAAAGTTCCAAACGTAAAGACGAGAAATATTTTAAAGGTTGTTTTTGAGACGGAAGGTAAGAAATTTAGCATATTTGTAAATCACTTTCCAACTTATAGAAATGGTATAAATATGCAAAAAAAGGCTGAAAAAACGTTAAGAACAGCTCTAGGTAAAGAGAAAAATGCAATTATTTTGGGTGATTTTAACTCGCCCTTTGGACAAAAATCCATCCTAAATGACATCATTGTAACGAGAAATTTTTATGATCTTTATAAAGAGCTTGAGCCAAAAGATAGATATTCTCACGCAGTACATGGCAAAAAAAGAGCGATCGATCATGTTTTGCTTTCACCTAGCTTTATGGAAAATGGCGATCTAAGCTATGTTAGTGGCAGTTTTGAAGTCTTTAAACCAAGCTTTGCAGTCGATGAAAAAGGCTTTGCAAAGAGCGACTTTTACTCAGATCACTTTGCATTAAAGTTTAAAATTTCAACTGATCCAAGCCCAGTAAAAAAAGGCTTTGTGAGTAAAATTTTTAAAAAAGATGAGAATAAAGCCAATAAAAAAATAAGCGAACAAAGCTATAAGACGGCTGATGTGGATACGCTTTTTGATCATCCAGAAGCTGTGCCAGTCGTGATTGAAAAAGCGGTTGTTATCTTAAAAGATAAGCATGGCTTTATTATCTCGAAAAATCACCGCGGAATTTATGTCTATGATCCTAAAAATAGCGTTACTGTAGGCGAAGAGCTAGATGTTTTAGTAAGTCGAATGAAAATTTATAAAGATGCGCTTGAAGTTAGCTCTTATGAGATCATAAATGAGCATGGCATAAAAGATATTAGCGAAAATTTACTAGATGCATCGCAATTAAGCGAAGCTAGAAGTGGCGATGTCTTTGCTAAAATTTCGGGCAGGCTTGAGAGAGGTTACCTGCATACACCATATGGTAAGATCAGGGTTTATAGCAAGAAAAAGCTAAAAGATGGCGAGTATAGTTTTGAAAACGCGAGAGTTAAAATTTACAAGAGAGAAAACCAAATCGTTGTGGAGTAGAGAGTGCAAATTTTAGATATTTTTATGATTACGGCGTTTGTTTTATTTCTTATTTTTATGATAAGAGGCGTCATTTTGCAGTCGCAAGAGAAGGAGAGAGTAAGAAAGATGGTAAGAGA from Campylobacter concisus carries:
- a CDS encoding endonuclease/exonuclease/phosphatase family protein → MRVVFALFFTILVAFASEISIATYNVQNLFDCKDDGSEYLDFKVGVSKWDCEAADSKLQRTRQVINALNADIIALQEIENEQVLKALVSDSEYKFISFTKEKNSPVGLGLISKLQPSGSEIFKVPNVKTRNILKVVFETEGKKFSIFVNHFPTYRNGINMQKKAEKTLRTALGKEKNAIILGDFNSPFGQKSILNDIIVTRNFYDLYKELEPKDRYSHAVHGKKRAIDHVLLSPSFMENGDLSYVSGSFEVFKPSFAVDEKGFAKSDFYSDHFALKFKISTDPSPVKKGFVSKIFKKDENKANKKISEQSYKTADVDTLFDHPEAVPVVIEKAVVILKDKHGFIISKNHRGIYVYDPKNSVTVGEELDVLVSRMKIYKDALEVSSYEIINEHGIKDISENLLDASQLSEARSGDVFAKISGRLERGYLHTPYGKIRVYSKKKLKDGEYSFENARVKIYKRENQIVVE